The Corynebacterium atypicum genome contains the following window.
CGCGAGTTTCGGGCAGACGATTGGCTCCTCTACGACCAAACTTCACCCTCGGCGCACTCCGGCCGGGCGCTCACCTCAGGGCGGATCTTTAATCGGGCCGGTGAGCTGGTCGCCGTGGCCACCCAGGAGGGGTTGGTGCGGACCAGCCGTGGTTAGCCCGCAGGTTCATCCCGGGGCCGCTCAGCCTTAACCTCGGCGCAGCGCCCCGGATGCACCCGAGCGAGCAACGGTGCGTGCACCTGCGGGGCCTATGCCGGGGCTGCGTATACTTTAGCCCGGCAGTTGGGCGAGTATCGTCTACGGCTCCTGCGCGCCAAGCTCCGCGCGGCGCGGGGCCCCAGGCTTCGGACAGCGGTCGGCGCAGCGAGCAGAGAAAGAACGCAGAAAGGACGTTTATGTCAGGACATTCTAAGTGGGCAACGACCAAGCATAAGAAGGCGGCGAACGACGCCAAGCGGGGCAAGGAGTTTGCCAAGCTCATTAAGAATATCGAGGTCGCGGCGCGTACCGGGGGCGGGGACCCGGCCGCCAACCCGACGCTCGACGATATGATCAAGAAGGCCAAGAAGGCCTCCGTGCCCAATGACAATATCGAGCGTGCCCGCAAGCGCGGTTCCGGCGAGGAAGCCGGCGGTGCGGACTGGCAGACGATTATGTACGAGGGCTACGGGCCCAACGGGGTGGGCATGCTCATCGAGTGCCTGACGGATAACCGCAATCGCGCCGCGACCGAGGTGCGTACCGCGATGACGAAGAACGGCGGGAACATGGCTGATTCCGGTGCGGTCAGCTATATGTTCCACCGCAAGGGCGTAGCCCAGGTGCCGGCCGCCGGGTTGAGCGAAGACGACATCTTGATGGCCGTCCTCGACGCGGGTGCTGAAGAGGTCAATGAGTCTGGCGAGTTCTTCGAGATCGTCTCCGCGCCCGAAGACCTTTCCACGGTGCGCGCGGCCCTCGAGGAAGCCGGGATCAAGGTCGAAGACGCCGACCAGGACTTCCGCGCAGACGTTGTGGCTCCCTGCGAGGAGGCGGACGCGCGCAAGGTGCTTCGGCTTATCGACGCTCTGGAGGATAGTGACGACGTGCAGAACGTGTACACGAACATGGAGCTTTCCGACGCCGCCGCTGCGGCCTTGGCGGAGGACTAATCCACGCACCCGGCGCCTTCGGTAGTATGTGCTAATGAAGAGTCGGCCGCGAAGCGCCCGCCCCGGCCCGCGCCTGCGGGCGAGGGCGAAAGGTGGCGAGCGTTCAAGTTGTGGAGGGCGGTGCCGTCACGGTGACTGTGCAGGGGCTGCGCGTTATGGGGATTGACCCCGGCCTGACCAGGTGTGGGCTCTCAGTAGTGCAAGCGGGACGAGGGCGCAGCGTGCTTCCCGTGGCTGTCGGGGTGGCGCGCACGCCCGCGGACGCCGACCTCACCGACCGCCTGCTCGAGCTTTCCCGAGGGGTCTCCGGGTGGATGGACGAATACCGTCCGGACGTGGTGGCTATCGAGCGTATCTTCGAGCGCGGAAACGTCTCGACGGTCATGCACACCGCCCACGCCGTCGGCGTGCTCGTGCTGGCGGCCGCGGAGCGGGGCCTACCTGTGCACATGTACACCCCGAGCGAGGCCAAGAAGGCGATTTCGGGCAACGGCCGGGCCGACAAAAAGCAGATGACGGCGATGATCACCCGGATCCTGGGGCTCAGCGAGCCGCCCAAGCCCGCGGACGCAGCCGATGCGCTGGCGATCGCGGTCTGCCACTGCTGGCGCGCGCCGTACCTAGCCCGCCAGGCCGAGGTAGAAGGCCGCATGACTGCCCAGCGCCGCCGGCTCGAGGAGCGTCATCGCGCGCTGGCACGCGAGCAGCGACTCGCGCGGGAAGGCGGCCCGCAGCGGGCGGAAGACAAGCGCAGCGAGCGCCACCAGCGCGCCCGCGCGCTCGGCGTCGAAGCAGGTTAAAGGAGAGTCTATAGTGATTGCGTCTTTGCGCGGGACCGTGGTCTCGGTGGAGCTGAACGGCGCGGTGATCGAGTGTGCCGGGGTGGGCTACTTTTTTACGGCCACCCCGCAGACCTTGGCCACGCTGCGCCGCGGCGAAGAGGCGCAGGTGCTCACCACCATGGTCCTGCGCGACGACGCCGTTTCGCTTTACGGGTTTAGCGCCGCGGAGCAGCGCGCGATGTTCAGCCTGCTGCAGACCGTCAGCGGCCTGGGGCCGAGGCTGGCCCTGGCCAGCCTCGCGGTGCTCGATCCCGAAGAGATCGCCCGCGCGGTACGCGGCAAGGACCTGAAAACCCTGCAGACCATCCCCGGTGTGGGCAAGCGCATGGCCGAGCGGATGAGCCTCGAGCTCGCCGAGAAGGTGGCCGGGTTCGCAAGCGCCGAACCGGAGGAGCAGGGCGCGGCCGCGGTACCCGACTCGCCCGCGGCCGGGCAAGTGACCGCCGCCTTGGTGGGGCTGGGCTTTACGGAAAAGCAGGCCGGCGAGGCCGTCGCCGCGGTGTTTGCCAGCGACGCGGACCTAGATACCTCCGCCGCGCTGCGCGCGGCCTTGCGCCGGCTGGGAAAGAAATAAGGCGAGCGCATGAGCGGAATAGAACGAACCGAATTCCAGTTGCCGGACGACGCCTTGCCGGGCGGATCCGGCGCCGGCGGGGGTGTGGGAGCCCAACCAGACGCCGCGGCGGCGAAGTCAAAAAATCCCGAGCTTGCCAGCCACCTGCAGGCCGGCGAAGGCGAGGTAGAAAAGAACCTGCGGCCGCGCTCGCTGGGCGAGTTCATCGGCCAGACCAAGGTCAGGCAACAGCTATCCCTGGTGCTCACTGGGGCGAAGAACCGCGGTGTGACCCCGGACCACATCCTCCTTTCCGGCCCGCCAGGGCTAGGCAAAACGACGATGGCGATGATCATTGCCCAGGAGATGGGCACGAGCCTGCGGATGACGTCCGGCCCCGCGTTGGAGCGCTCGGGGGACCTCGCGGCAATGCTTTCGAACCTCATGGAAGGCGACGTTCTCTTCATCGACGAGA
Protein-coding sequences here:
- the ruvC gene encoding crossover junction endodeoxyribonuclease RuvC, which encodes MTVQGLRVMGIDPGLTRCGLSVVQAGRGRSVLPVAVGVARTPADADLTDRLLELSRGVSGWMDEYRPDVVAIERIFERGNVSTVMHTAHAVGVLVLAAAERGLPVHMYTPSEAKKAISGNGRADKKQMTAMITRILGLSEPPKPADAADALAIAVCHCWRAPYLARQAEVEGRMTAQRRRLEERHRALAREQRLAREGGPQRAEDKRSERHQRARALGVEAG
- the ruvA gene encoding Holliday junction branch migration protein RuvA, which translates into the protein MIASLRGTVVSVELNGAVIECAGVGYFFTATPQTLATLRRGEEAQVLTTMVLRDDAVSLYGFSAAEQRAMFSLLQTVSGLGPRLALASLAVLDPEEIARAVRGKDLKTLQTIPGVGKRMAERMSLELAEKVAGFASAEPEEQGAAAVPDSPAAGQVTAALVGLGFTEKQAGEAVAAVFASDADLDTSAALRAALRRLGKK
- a CDS encoding YebC/PmpR family DNA-binding transcriptional regulator, which translates into the protein MSGHSKWATTKHKKAANDAKRGKEFAKLIKNIEVAARTGGGDPAANPTLDDMIKKAKKASVPNDNIERARKRGSGEEAGGADWQTIMYEGYGPNGVGMLIECLTDNRNRAATEVRTAMTKNGGNMADSGAVSYMFHRKGVAQVPAAGLSEDDILMAVLDAGAEEVNESGEFFEIVSAPEDLSTVRAALEEAGIKVEDADQDFRADVVAPCEEADARKVLRLIDALEDSDDVQNVYTNMELSDAAAAALAED